CCGGTGTGTTTAACGGATCGATCACAATGGCAATGTCGCGCTTCCTGGTTGTGTGTTCGGTTTTTGGGTTTGCGATACTGCTGCAACCGTACGGTGGTGGTCAAATTTGGGCCCAGGAATTGTTTGGCTTTCCGGCGGATGTAGTGGTTAATCCGTACTTGGAAAATGCACGTGTAAGTAATGGCTCGGTTCCCGTACCGAGCTGTACAACGAATCCCGCAGTTATCAGCAGTGCAGCAAAAGGTcaagggagaaaataaaacactgcaaaaatgatttgaaggATGTTGCGTGTAGCTTAGAAAACAATGGAGGCGTGAGCTAATTCGCTAGctaaatgaaatgattttaaaatcatACGCATTTAACACATGCCTCTCACTGCCCAAACCGGTATAGGACCGCTGTGCAGCGACAAGAATTGCAGTGACGACACTAATTCAAATGGCAGCTTAACCTTGAAAAAGCGAACCAATTTCTTTGTTAGATTAAAGAGCTGATCGATCACAGCGTGTCGATCAGTTCCTGGAGTTTACGTAGCTCAAACACGgacggagtttttttttactcgacTTAAAATTCGAAAGGGAAGTGAAAGTTATCAATATCAGTCGCTAGTAAGCGAAAGTTGAACTGTCCAAAATGATCGAGGATGATCTTTGAAGAATTGTGTAAAAACGTCACTATTGCTTGTAAGGAGTTTTCCtttgttatcgttttttttttatgtttcgtttaaaGAATCGCACACCTGTTTACTTACCGGGCAAATGTAGTAAAAACGAAATCCTCTATCCTGGTGATCACGACAACGATTGGGTGTGTGACTGCCGACCAGGTTTGTAGCGCCGGAAGCATTTATCGCCTCTAAACCTATAAAAACCAGTTCTTATTGATATTATTTTCCACAATTCCGAATTTCAGGATATGTTTACTCCCCGCTCCAGGACAGTTGCTTTCCACTGTTTCAGCAGGGTTTCTGTCAGCCGGGAGAGTACGTGGATTTAGAGCGACCGTCGATGATTGTGAAATGTACACGCAACATATGTACCGGCAAGAATGAAGTACCGTACATGGAACGGTGCGTACAGTTGCATCGGAATAATCGGCTATGCAAAATTGAGAAACGCATCAGCTGGGTGATCGCTGTAAATACTACTACCTTGGAGTTGGGTTGTGTACAGGGCACTACAGACTTGCTCGAAGTGGTTGTCAATCGCAACACGGAGGATAATGATGAGACGACCTCAATGAAGATGAGAAAGGAACCGGTCGTATACTTCGAAGGTGTCGAACTGTGCCACATTGgtacgaaagcaaaacacaatggCCAGTGCCCATAAAGTTGCGTACCTCTGTTGATCACTTTCGCACACCACAGTGCCGCTTACATATTTCGGTGTATTTAATGCAATAAACTATGGTCAGTACATAACGTAAATGGGTGCGGCTATCGCTATGCATCCGATCGTTTTCTCATTTCAAGGCCCTTTTCAGCAATTGTGTGCGGTTCGCTAGACTCTTCGGCCGTATCCTCATCGTCTAGATTTTGCAGGAGGCGCTGCTTATGCTTTTGACTCTCCACCGCCTGCAGGAACGGTGACTGGTGGAATTCGGACCAGTTGATAAACTCATTGAACAGTGTTAACACCTGCGTGGGCGTCAGTTCACCGAACTCGGTATATATGTTCATATTATCGGCATAATCGTTCGATGACAGGGGTGACGACTTCTGCAGCTGACTGGGTAACACGCTTGCCGCTGGTGCTTTTTTCGTGGATCTTCGCGTATAGTTTGCGTTCAGTATTAATCTTGCCCCACAGTTCGGTATCCAGTGTCTGTAAATTGAACGAGAATAATGTTGAATTCTCCCCATCAAGCGTTGCAATTGCGCTTCTACTTACTCTAACGAAGGGATAATCCGATTCCGTCTGCTTACGTAATGTTGCGTcacaaacgaagcaaacagCCCCAAATTGTCGGGCAGCAGGTGCTCGTGGAGATTTTTCCGTGGCATAATCTTTACCAGATACCACTCCTCGGTTCCATCCTGTATGAGCTTTTGGTGGAGTGTGCGGAACTTCTTTGCACTACCACTAGTACACCAGGGTAGGAAGTGTTTGCGTGGTACCTTTCCCAGTAATTCGTGCTCGAAGTATACTTGAAACACGATCGTACTTCCCCGGTACAGTTTGTATCCGGCAGCTTTGGTTGATGAGATTTGCTGGAATGATATTAGTACAGCGTTAAACCATACACCCCCTTAAATAGATGCACAAAATAGTTCCACTTACTGCGTACAGCAAAGGTGACATCACTAGAAACATTTCATACCGTCCGAGGGAATAGAATTCGGATTGGTGCGTGATTGAGTTCATGATGTAACGCAAAAACTTCACCGTCCCGATTACAGAAAATAACCGGAAGCTGACTTCATCGTTCAGCTTCCGTTGTGGTATACCATCCAGCAGCTTTAAGACGCGCCGACCGTTGTCGAAACCGTCCAGATACGACAATCGCCACAATCCATTAAAATCTCCTATTCGAAGCACATCTTTGGGCAGGTTAAGTGACGACTGTAGCCGCATTTCAAAGGAGGCATCCGTTTCGTAAAGGCGCAGGTTGGTAACATTACGTTTCATAATTTGCTCAGTGAGTAGTCCAGGACCGGGATTTACTTCCACCAGCAAGCGATCAGACGGTAGATCTTTAGTAATGACGTTTGCGATTTGTTCGGCCGTTGTTCGATTTGCGACGTAGAATCGTTCCGTGTTTAGCGAGCTTTTTCGCAGTATCGCTGGTGGGAAGTGTTGCAATACGGACGCATCCATTCCTTCGGCGGTTTGAAAGTGTTCGACTATATCCTTTGGTACGGCAATGTCGGCACTGATGTCGGTTGATGCGGTTGTTGCTTTCGGTTTTCGGGTACGCATTGTTTTAGGTTTAAACGGTGCTGCATCGCCGTTCACTATCGTTCGATACAGCGAAGTTTGAATGTTTCTCCACCGGGCAAATAGATTTCGAGTAATGTGTAAACTGTTGCCGGTCATATTTAGGCAGTGCGTGTAGTGTTCCAGCTAGCACCACGAGTTTATATTGTGCACCTGTACGAGTGtcaaatatttttcatgaTCCACAGTTCCTGGTAAGGAAGATAGTTGCGCAGAATGCGGATTTTTCACGATATAAACGATTTACAGCTCTGAAACCACGAGTTTCCCTCCGTTTATCTACAAACTGTTGCAAAAGAACGGTGCCAGTGTTTGGATCTGCAAAGTCATAGCAATTTTGACAGCGCGAGGTGGTCGTTCTGTGGTTACAACGGATCGTTCGAAACTTCGAACCCAAGATTCGTACGAATATTTGTGTGGTGAACTGATACATTTTCTGCTGCGATTTAACATTCCCAAACGGATGACGACGATCGTCGCTTTGATATTGGAACACAGTTGGTAAATTCATCGTTTCCTCCTGcctttttatgtaattttattGCGCCAGATATTTTTGAAGCGTTTCTATCAACCTCGATTTCTAGCAGCGACAGTGCTCGAATGAACGCAGTCACAACAGCTGCTCGAATTGTTCGTTAGGACGTGGCCGAATTAATACCGATGCAATTCCACGCGTCAACATAACTTCAAAATAACTTCATTAAATGTAACATCGTCCAGCGTACGTGCTGTTTCTGCGTTTATTCTGCTGCCGCGTCTAGTTGTAAATAGTGTTACCGAGTGTAGCTACCGGAGTAAAACGACGTACTCTCCGTTACAATCGCTACAATGCAAAAGTTTTTcgtactactgctgctggcgTTGCCAGCCGTCCTGCTGACGGTGAATACCGGTAAGTTGAGGAGAAAAGCATGTGCGAAAGAACCCTTTTGGGCGATTTTCAACGTGGCACAAGCCTCGTTGTTATGGTGAAAGTGATCGTATCGTGTGCATTAACCCATTGCCCCATTACGCACAGGATCGAGTCCGTTCGCCTTTGCCGCAGAAGATGAGCTGGACGAGGAGCTGGTCGATGTGGAAACGGAAGATGCCGCTGTCGTGGCAGATGAAACGGAACCGGAGGATGAACCCGAAACGACAAAGTCACCGGATGCGGACACGTACTTGCTGTTCACGCGGCCATTACATGCGACCGGTTCGCAGCTCGAACTGCCCGCTGGTTACCCGGTGGAATTCTTGGTTGGTTTCACGAACAAGGGCGAATTTGAGGATTTCGTCGTCGAATCTGTCGAAGCTTCGTTCCGGTACGCCATGGATTTCAGTTACTTCATCCAAAACTTCTCGGCCGTTCCGTACAACCGTGAGGTGAAACCGGGCCATGAAGCGACCGTTTCGTACTCGTTCCTGCCCACCGAATCGTTTGCCGGGCGTCCGTTTGGACTGAACATTGCTCTCAACTATCGTGACGGCCGTGGTAATCAGTTCAGTGAGGCGGTATTCAACGAAACCGTTCAAATTACCGAGGTCGACGAGGGACTGGATGGTGAAACGTTCTTCCTGTACGTGTTCTTGGCCGCCATCGTGattctgctgctggtgctcggCCAACAGTTCCTGGGATCGTACGGGAAGCGGAAACGTCCGACAGCTGCCCGCAAGGTCGTTGAAACGGGTACCGCCAGCACGAAGGATGTTGACTACGAATGGATCCCGTCGGAAACGTTGAAGCAGCTGCGTAAGTAGATCACACAGCCATCAAATACGATGCCGCTTACTGATGGAacccttttctttctctcgctaCACAGAAAACTCCCCCAAGGGTGCCCCCAAGTCTTCGCCGAAACAGAGTCCTCGGCAGCGAAAGGCAAAGGCTAGCGTGCAGTAATTTGTACCATGCCGTTGTGCGTTACAGTGAAAGACTCGCCAGCGCCACTCCATTCCGTGCTGGGTCTGAATTGTGTGCGCTTTATCATCCCTTCCCGTCCCTTCCTTTACGCCACAGTGTCGTTTCGCAAGCatcgtttcatttcctttAGTGATTTACAACGCAGTGTCGCTATCATCTCCCTCGACTCCTGCGCTCGGTAACTTAGAATAATCCCGCTGTACACTCTTGAGACTGCAACCGAATGAGAATGGTCAGTGAGCGTAAATGGAAACGCGTGCAAGCAAGTCAAAGGTAGCAACAACACCTTCGCAAAAGGACGTTGACATTAGGCAGCAGGCAAATGATTTGGAGCTTCCAGCAGAGTGATCGTGCAGGGAGGCTCTTGCCCATCGTACGATCATGAAAGTaagcgcaacaaaacaaaaaaaacccattagTTATCACATTTGGGGAGTGCATTTAGCGCTTCCAGCACGTGCTCGTTCGGTTGAAATTATATTACGCTTCTGCATAATTTGTTTGTCGTTGGACTATCCTTTCGATAGCGAAACGCGGATCATCATCACCTCAGAGAACGCTGCTGCAAAAGCACAATTATGGAGGAAACTTTACTCAGCGGAGAGTCCGAtagaaaatggtttttttctttctttatccGTAGTTGAACTGTTTATACTACTAATTTAATGAGAATGCGTGAGTACAGAGAAATAAAAGAGGAGAAAAATGTACTTGATATTGCGATTTGTGTCTATAATGTGGTGATTATTGGAAAGAAATGGCGCTGTTTGAGTAATCGTTCATCTTGAAGAGCTGAGTTTAATACTGCAATGCTAGTTGTTTAAAGCAATGTAAGCAATTAAATGTCTTTCAAAGTAAACACGAACACGGTTTATTCACACTTTCTGCCTTGAACTGCTCATCAAACAATAAGAAAatgttgaatttttgattgcgaTATCAGTGGCGACATCTAGTGGTTGATAGCAAAGGCATACGAACTTGCATGCATCAATacaattcgaaaaaaaaaccgtttagTTCGATCGCTTGCGATGGATTTTGATTTCAGAAAAACAGTCACGGCCAATGAAACACCTTCAcagtttatattttaaagaaTAGAATATGGTAATACAAATGACTGTTAAGGCGATACGATCCATATTAAACGAACATTCTAACGCCCTGATTTGTAAGgttgaaaatatattaaagGAAACGTATTTGAACTAATAGCAGGATGCTGAGTTGGGAGCGCACACGATAATCCGATTATTACACCAGGCATTTTTGCgaatatgaaacattttgatCGCGTTCATAAAAAACGTGATCTCGATCCAGTCAGGACttaattgtaacaaaacaaatattagaGATACGCGTTTGATATCCAGCTCTTATCGGGCGCCTTTTGGGCTATTATCGGACTGTTTTTGGGCTGATATCGGGCTTTAAACggactcttattgggctgttATCGGACTTTTATCGGACTATTATCGAGCTGTTGTCggactcttattgggctgttATTGGTTTCTTATCGGAATCTTGTCGGAATCTTATCGAGCTCTTAACGGACTCATATCTGGTTGTTCCCGGACTCTTCGCAATTCCTGCGTTGCTTCCGGTGTTAACTCTGGAGCAATCCACTTATCTCATATTTTTTCTCGCAGTCGATACGGATTTTCGGTGTTGGACTAGTAAAGGGATTAATGAACCCTTTCCGGATTTCCTATTACTAAAATTGGCAAGATAACGCAGATGACCAGaagaaataattgaatgagTACGGTGATTTCTGTAACTCAAATGAACTTGCAAAGCTTTGATTGATTTGCAGAATCCAAGGGTGCGAGATACAGTCTTCTTGCCTCATTGCAACTTGACCGATTTCAAGCGCTTCGTTAAGCTCCAAACCGATTGCTGCAGCATGACGGTGGAAGACCACCCAGGGATCTCTATAGCGAGCCGCGAGCTCACTgataccaaaaacaaacagctgcgTGATTGATTCCGCACGTATGAGATAacttgtttgtttagtttttttttaaggaaaatcCCGGTCACTAAACTGGGAACATACGCACGGTGCTGATAGGCGGATAAGCAGGACGACCGTGCTTAATGTCCAGTGATACGTTACTATCCAATCGTACGGGCCCTTTTCTAGCAGACATGTTTATGTACCCCCGTCGAAGCTTGATAAAGCTTATCGTAGCGAGTGGATAAGCGAAAAATTTGCCGCATCGAATGGGAGCGGAGTCCTCGGGAGCGTATATAAAGCGATCGGCAGCGACAGCTGTAACGCTTAGACACGGTGTGTCGTAAAGGATGTTTAAGTTTGTGGTAATTTTATCGCTGGTGGCCATTGCGGTGCACGCACAAGATGCGGTAGGTTTCCGTGTTCGATTCCGGTACGCTGCGGCTACAGTAGATACTAACAGAGCGTCTCTCTTTCGTTTCTCGTTCGACCATAGTCCCGGCCAATCATCAACACCAGCGGTGGACAGATCCAGGGTATCACATCCAGCTGTGGACTGTTCTGCAGCTACTTCGCCTTCAACGGCATCCCGTATGCGCAGGCTCCGGTAGGTGACCTGCGGTTCCGCAACCCCCGGCCCCACGGTGGCTGGCAGGGCGTGAAGGATGGCAGTGAGCACCGGGATACCTGCCCGTCGGGAGGCTTCCTCGGGGGAGTGTCCGGCAGTGAGGATTGCCTATATCTGAACGTGTACACCCAGAACTTGATCGGACAGCGGCCGGTGATGGTGTGGATTCACGGTGGTTCGTTTACCGGCGGTTCCGGTAATTCGTGGATCTACGGCCCGGACAATCTGATGCCGGAGGATGTGGTGGTCGTCACGATCAACTACCGGTTGGGCATTCTTGGATTCTTCAGCACGGACGATGTGCACGCGGCCGGTAACTGGGGCATGAAGGATTGCGTGATGGCGCTGCAGTGGGTGCGCCAGAATATTGCCGCCTTCGGCGGTGACCCGAACAATGTGACAATCTTCGGCGAGAGTGCTGGCGGTGTTGCCGTCCACTATCTCGTCCTGTCGAACAAGGCGAGCGGTTTGTTCCACAAAGCCATCGCCCAGTCCGGTACGGCGCTCGTCCCCTGGGGCTTCCAGTACCGTCCGCGGGAACTGGCCTACAAGTTGGCCGACAGGCTCGGCTACTCCCACGACAGTGCGCAGCTGGTGCAGAGTCTACGCAACACCCCGATCGAGCGGCTTCTAGATGAGCAGGGCGGTTGGCTGGACATTGAGATCCCGCGCGGTTTCAAGCCGTTCGAGTTTGTGCCGAACGCGGAACCGGTCAACTCGCCGGAGGAAACCTTCCTGACGCAGTTGCCGATCGACATCATGAACGCCGGTACGTTCAACCACGTACCGTTCATCGCCGGGTACATGAGCATGGAGAGCATGTTCATGGTGTACGAGCACACGATCGACAGCACGGTGTGGGATTCGTTCACGCGCAATCCGGACTACTTCGTGCCGCACTTCTGGAACATTCCGCACGGTACGGCGGCTTCGGCCGCGGTCAGCCAGGGTATCCGTAACGCGTACTGGCAGGATCGTCCCCTCAACGACAACATCATGGTCGAGTGGATGCAGTTCCACACCGACCAGCAGTTCATCTACGCCATCGACAAGACGATTCGGGTCCATGCGCAGCGCTCCAGCGCCCCGACGTACTACTATCAGTTCAGCTTCGACGGTGATCTGAATCTGGTGAAGCgcttgctgctgctcggtAGCTGGCCCGGCGCGATGCACGCCGACGACATCCCGTACCTGTGGTCGGTCACGGATCTTACCATCTCGCCCATCCTGCCGACTAACCACGCACGCACGGTGAGCAATCGGTTTGTGCGCCTGTTTACCAACTTTGCCCGGTTCGGCAATCCGACCCCGAATGCGGTGGACACGCTGCTCCAGAACCGTCAGTGGCTGCCGGTAACGGCCGCGAGCGTACCGTACATGGACATCGGCCACGATCTGGTGACGAGCGTTAACCCGAACGGACAGCGCACCGCCGTGTGGCGCGATCTGGAAGATCGCTACGCTAACGATCCTTTCCGGTTCCCGCGAAAGTAACCTCAACTCAACGTATCTGATAGCTGTATAAGCGAAAGGGAGCATAAAATGCATCATTAAAAGacttgaattttgttttcaatttatggGTTTTGTGCGATTTTTGACTACGGCAATATGCAAACCACGAAATCTATTATTTACCCGAAGATGACTCCTTTCGTTTGCTGACTCTAAACGATATTTACAtaattgtttttcatcttAATGCACTTTCTCGAAGGCTCCTTCAATTTAGTAACGACTCGAGCAAAATCGTCTAGTACCACCGAAAATTCACCCCCTGGAAACACCCTGCGGGGGTCTaattttatcttgtttttgCTCTGTTTGACGTCAGCGGCAATAAATGATGTACTGCAGGATTATCTGTATCAACGAATGCGAATGAAAGGTAGATTTGTCCGAACAGGCTTAGCAAAAATTCACTTAATTCGCCATTATCTGATTGCCTGATGCCTGTTTTATTACGCACATTTTTTGGTGTGGTAGATAAAAAGCAGTCGAAGGTTTCGATAACGGGGCGTAATTCAGTGACCAGGCGGTGTGGCGTCTTAAACCAACCGCTTACAATGGCTTAAAGTGTTAGAGTGCAGTTTTCAAcgctgacaaaaaaaaatgtaaatgtagTGCTGCATGTGAGTTCTctaatataattatatttgttgaatttataaaatttctaaagtaaactttaaaataaaagtttgtaaattttactttaaaaagtATAACTTTGCTTACTTATTAAATCACTTTGATTATTTCATAAAAACATGTGAATCATTCAATTTGGAGGTAGACATGTCGGTATAACAAAACGGAGTCAATTTTACAGGTcagaattaaaacaaaacgaaagagcAAAGTAAGATATTTACACCGACCGATTCAAATTTCTCAACACCATTGTTAGATTTACGGTGCCGAATTTTGGGTTTACGATAGCAAAGTGACTGTTGACGACGAAATTCTGTGGATTCACAAAGACCAACTGGCTGTGTCGACCCTGTAATACGCAGCTAACgtgtgcatacatttaggaTAGCCGAGCCATGAAACGTTCAATTTTCAACACATAATGCCTACTGATTGCAGACAGCTAtgatgcaaattgcatacttttaggggtggcaaaattaaaaaaagtctCTTTTGAAAATGACATGTAGGTGGCGCTAGCAGTGTATGTTCTAAATTCAAATCGACAGCGCAACGGTGTTGAGTATTTCCACAATTGCAGTTTTGATTGGAACGACATCCCTTCCAATTACCTCCTCCCGAAATTCCCGAATTCCTCCCGAATTTACCTCCCGTTCATATAGTGATCATAATCATTACATTTGCCTCTTATCTTTGCTTATGCAATGTAATCCACTGCGTCACAAGCCCTTTCAGTTTTGATTAATTGAACTGTTAATCTTATCTCTGGAAGGTTTGGTCCTCATCCAGACTGATCTCCAGACCCCAAGGTAGTTTAGTGTAAAATGGTGTCGTACAAAATGTTCACCCAAAAAGCTCCTTTCGTTCCATTTGTCAGTTTGTTGCTGCTAACGTACGTAATATCGGTTAGTTCGCAGAGTGACCCGGCCCGACCCATCATCGACTGTCCCGCTGGACAGGTGCAGGGTACAACGGAATCTTGCGGACTGTTCTGCACGTACTATTCGTTCAAAGGTGTGCCGTATGCGGAACCACCGGTAGGATCATTGCGGTTTCGCAATCCGGTTCCGCGTGCACGATGGCAGGGCGTTCGCGATGGTAGCAATCATGGTTCCGAGTGTCTACAGGTGACCCTCATTCCCGGACAGACCCGTGGTAACGAGGACTGCCTATACCTGAACGTTTACACGCAGCAACTGATTGGCATGCGTCCGGTAATGGTTTGGATACACGGCGGAGGTTACGGAGCCAATTCGGGGAATATTGAGGAATTTGGACCAGAAAAGTTGATACAGGACAATGTGCTGCTCGTGACAATAAACTATCGATTGGGTGCATTGGGTTTTCTTAGCACCGGAGATCGCTATGCCGCCGGTAATTGGGGGCTTAAAGATTGTCTCCAGGCTCTCCGGTGGATACGCAGCAATATTGCTGCCTTCGGTGGTGATCCAGACAATGTAACGATCTTCGGCAATTCGGCCGGTGCTGCATTGGTACATCTGCTGGTGCTGACCGACGCTGGACAGGGGTTGTTTCATAAAGCGATTGCCCAAAGCAGCACTGCGCTGGTACCGTACGCTTTCCAGACAAGACCAAAATTCTACGCAGATCGTATCGCGCTGGCCTTTGGATTTGGCACTGACAGCAGCACGTACGTCGACCTGCTGAGAACCATTCCGGCGGAACAGTTTATTCCGTTCCAGGAGGCTGCGTTCACCATTCCGGTGCCAAGATTTCTTCGTCCGCTCGATTTTGGCCCTGTGGTCGAACCGGCCGATGCACCGGAAGAAACCATCATACGGCAGCGCCCGATAGAGCTTATCCGATCCGGTGCCCATCGTGTTCCGTTCATCGTTGGGTACACGGATCTCGAAGGTGCCTTTTTCACTGCACTGGAGAATGCGATCGATCCGACGGTAAAGGGACAGTTCAATGCAAATCCTCATTTGTTAGTGCCTTTCTTCTGGAACGTAGGTGAAGGGTCCGCATCTTCCAGCCAGATAAGTGGCACATTTCGTCAACATTACTGGCAAAGTCAACCGTTGACGGCTAGTTTGGATTACGAGTGGACAGTTTATCAGACCGACCATCAGTTCTTGTTTGCCATCGATCAAACGGTCAGACTACACGCTCAAACTTCCTCTGTCCCGCTGTACTACTATCAGTTCACTTACGATGGGGATTTGAATTTGTATAAGAAGATCTTTGGCGTACAACATCCGGGAGCGATACACACGGATGAGCTTCCGTACGTGTTCCACATACCGGCGGCTATGCTGGAACCGGTTACACCCGACAGTCATGCAAACACCGTGAGCAGTCGTGTCGTTCGGATGTGGACGAACTTTGCAAGAACTGGGTAAGTACATCAGGCAGGATGT
This region of Anopheles marshallii chromosome 2, idAnoMarsDA_429_01, whole genome shotgun sequence genomic DNA includes:
- the LOC128707240 gene encoding LOW QUALITY PROTEIN: juvenile hormone esterase-like (The sequence of the model RefSeq protein was modified relative to this genomic sequence to represent the inferred CDS: substituted 1 base at 1 genomic stop codon); this encodes MFKFVVILSLSVSLSFLVRPXSRPIINTSGGQIQGITSSCGLFCSYFAFNGIPYAQAPVGDLRFRNPRPHGGWQGVKDGSEHRDTCPSGGFLGGVSGSEDCLYLNVYTQNLIGQRPVMVWIHGGSFTGGSGNSWIYGPDNLMPEDVVVVTINYRLGILGFFSTDDVHAAGNWGMKDCVMALQWVRQNIAAFGGDPNNVTIFGESAGGVAVHYLVLSNKASGLFHKAIAQSGTALVPWGFQYRPRELAYKLADRLGYSHDSAQLVQSLRNTPIERLLDEQGGWLDIEIPRGFKPFEFVPNAEPVNSPEETFLTQLPIDIMNAGTFNHVPFIAGYMSMESMFMVYEHTIDSTVWDSFTRNPDYFVPHFWNIPHGTAASAAVSQGIRNAYWQDRPLNDNIMVEWMQFHTDQQFIYAIDKTIRVHAQRSSAPTYYYQFSFDGDLNLVKRLLLLGSWPGAMHADDIPYLWSVTDLTISPILPTNHARTVSNRFVRLFTNFARFGNPTPNAVDTLLQNRQWLPVTAASVPYMDIGHDLVTSVNPNGQRTAVWRDLEDRYANDPFRFPRK
- the LOC128717607 gene encoding dimethyladenosine transferase 2, mitochondrial; its protein translation is MYQFTTQIFLEHYTHCLNMTGNSLHITRNLFARWRNIQTSLYRTIVNGDAAPFKPKTMRTRKPKATTASTDISADIAVPKDIVEHFQTAEGMDASVLQHFPPAILRKSSLNTERFYVANRTTAEQIANVITKDLPSDRLLVEVNPGPGLLTEQIMKRNVTNLRLYETDASFEMRLQSSLNLPKDVLRIGDFNGLWRLSYLDGFDNGRRVLKLLDGIPQRKLNDEVSFRLFSVIGTVKFLRYIMNSITHQSEFYSLGRYEMFLVMSPLLYAQISSTKAAGYKLYRGSTIVFQVYFEHELLGKVPRKHFLPWCTSGSAKKFRTLHQKLIQDGTEEWYLVKIMPRKNLHEHLLPDNLGLFASFVTQHYVSRRNRIIPSLEHWIPNCGARLILNANYTRRSTKKAPAASVLPSQLQKSSPLSSNDYADNMNIYTEFGELTPTQVLTLFNEFINWSEFHQSPFLQAVESQKHKQRLLQNLDDEDTAEESSEPHTIAEKGLEMRKRSDA
- the LOC128708433 gene encoding bile salt-activated lipase-like; protein product: MFTQKAPFVPFVSLLLLTYVISVSSQSDPARPIIDCPAGQVQGTTESCGLFCTYYSFKGVPYAEPPVGSLRFRNPVPRARWQGVRDGSNHGSECLQVTLIPGQTRGNEDCLYLNVYTQQLIGMRPVMVWIHGGGYGANSGNIEEFGPEKLIQDNVLLVTINYRLGALGFLSTGDRYAAGNWGLKDCLQALRWIRSNIAAFGGDPDNVTIFGNSAGAALVHLLVLTDAGQGLFHKAIAQSSTALVPYAFQTRPKFYADRIALAFGFGTDSSTYVDLLRTIPAEQFIPFQEAAFTIPVPRFLRPLDFGPVVEPADAPEETIIRQRPIELIRSGAHRVPFIVGYTDLEGAFFTALENAIDPTVKGQFNANPHLLVPFFWNVGEGSASSSQISGTFRQHYWQSQPLTASLDYEWTVYQTDHQFLFAIDQTVRLHAQTSSVPLYYYQFTYDGDLNLYKKIFGVQHPGAIHTDELPYVFHIPAAMLEPVTPDSHANTVSSRVVRMWTNFARTGNPTPMPEALLQNVLWPMVAATGTGYLSIGHDLAAIPQTPNPTRMNLWYNLQQTYANAPFEI
- the LOC128717591 gene encoding uncharacterized protein LOC128717591; translated protein: MRIRCVRAVGFVVPLRTSRKLTGVFNGSITMAMSRFLVVCSVFGFAILLQPYGGGQIWAQELFGFPADVVVNPYLENARNRTPVYLPGKCSKNEILYPGDHDNDWVCDCRPGYVYSPLQDSCFPLFQQGFCQPGEYVDLERPSMIVKCTRNICTGKNEVPYMERCVQLHRNNRLCKIEKRISWVIAVNTTTLELGCVQGTTDLLEVVVNRNTEDNDETTSMKMRKEPVVYFEGVELCHIGTKAKHNGQCP
- the LOC128719101 gene encoding translocon-associated protein subunit alpha produces the protein MQKFFVLLLLALPAVLLTVNTGSSPFAFAAEDELDEELVDVETEDAAVVADETEPEDEPETTKSPDADTYLLFTRPLHATGSQLELPAGYPVEFLVGFTNKGEFEDFVVESVEASFRYAMDFSYFIQNFSAVPYNREVKPGHEATVSYSFLPTESFAGRPFGLNIALNYRDGRGNQFSEAVFNETVQITEVDEGLDGETFFLYVFLAAIVILLLVLGQQFLGSYGKRKRPTAARKVVETGTASTKDVDYEWIPSETLKQLQNSPKGAPKSSPKQSPRQRKAKASVQ